Proteins co-encoded in one Malus domestica chromosome 09, GDT2T_hap1 genomic window:
- the LOC103442191 gene encoding pentatricopeptide repeat-containing protein At4g35850, mitochondrial-like isoform X2 yields MLILNHAAAAQCRPALRALGRRYFAAAVTTEEYAKRNYANNVSEYNSVFNSLTAQRKHFLLRDAYEDMMLDGVQPDQDSFRSLILGTLKGSSLQDAFFFADQMKSMGLAPDVNMYNILITLCGKCKHSDQAIQILEDMKNYEVSPKVQTYMCLLNACAATGRLDRVYAIVRDMTAAGLGLNRFCYAGLVTALRNKTLLPDDFGTKIIEFVERSKEWSSVEGSSMTAENVMMGVTEEELYNMPTAEYSHRGGFLNRQLTVYHAAFHACADLRNVEVMEALQEMLAKEGKSPDLFIVLQIMRCYLHLGDIDRGVQTFEDYMKSGKPPVVELYTMLVEGAMIGYTPKGMKIAEETLVNMNSRSFFLSPKMGSDLLLQAAGDETGGYSVANYIWDLMEARKIVPQFLSVEAYYKGLKKREIPEDDPRLQHVTRTYNDLRARRGPGRAIR; encoded by the exons ATGTTAATACTGAATCATGCCGCTGCAGCTCAGTGTCGGCCTGCGCTGCGAGCTCTGGGACGGCGGTACTTTGCGGCGGCGGTGACGACGGAGGAATACGCGAAGAGGAACTATGCCAACAACGTGTCGGAGTACAACAGCGTGTTCAATTCCCTCACTGCTCAGAGGAAGCATTTCCTGCTGAGGGATGCGTATGAGGATATGATGCTCGACGGCGTCCAGCCTGACCAGGACAGCTTCCGGTCGCTCATACTGGGCACCCTCAAAGGCTCGAGCTTGCAGGACGCTTTCTTCTTCGCTGACCAGATGAAATCCATGGGCTTGGCCCCTGAT GTTAATATGTACAACATATTGATCACATTGTGTGGGAAGTGCAAGCACTCTGATCAAGCGATTCAG ATTTTGGAAGACATGAAGAACTATGAAGTGTCACCCAAGGTACAGACCTACATGTGTCTGCTCAATGCGTGCGCAGCTACTGGCCGATTAGATCGAGT GTATGCAATTGTCCGTGACATGACTGCTGCTGGTCTTGGGCTAAACAGGTTCTGCTACGCTGGACTTGTAACTGCACTTAGGAACAAAACCCTTTTACCAGATGATTTCGGCACCAAA ATTATAGAGTTTGTTGAGCGATCAAAAGAGTGGTCATCGGTTGAAGGATCAAGTATGACTGCTGAAAATGTGATGATGGGTGTGACGGAAGAAGAGTTGTATAATATGCCAACTGCTGAATATTCTCATAGGGGTGGGTTTCTGAATAGGCAACTAACCGTGTATCATGCTGCGTTCCATGCTTGTGCAGACCTCAGGAATGTAGAG GTGATGGAAGCTCTTCAGGAGATGCTAGCGAAGGAAGGAAAAAGTCCCGATCTGTTTATTGTGTTGCAAATAATGAG gtGTTATCTACACTTAGGGGACATTGACCGTGGTGTTCAAACTTTTGAAGACTATATGAAGTCAGGAAAGCCTCCTGTTGTAGAACTATATACG ATGCTTGTGGAGGGAGCCATGATTGGATATACTCCCAAGGGAATGAAAATTGCCGAAGAAACACTG GTGAATATGAATTCCCGGAGCTTTTTCTTAAGTCCAAAAATGGGGAGTGATCTTCTCCTTCAAGCTGCTGGTGACGAG ACTGGAGGTTATAGTGTTGCCAACTATATCTGGGACCTGATGGAAGCGCGTAAAATAGTTCCTCAATTCCTTTCCGTAGAAGCATATTACAAGGGATTAAAA
- the LOC103442191 gene encoding pentatricopeptide repeat-containing protein At4g35850, mitochondrial-like isoform X4, with translation MRILQSIAAQCRPALRALGRRYFAAAVTTEEYAKRNYANNVSEYNSVFNSLTAQRKHFLLRDAYEDMMLDGVQPDQDSFRSLILGTLKGSSLQDAFFFADQMKSMGLAPDVNMYNILITLCGKCKHSDQAIQILEDMKNYEVSPKVQTYMCLLNACAATGRLDRVYAIVRDMTAAGLGLNRFCYAGLVTALRNKTLLPDDFGTKIIEFVERSKEWSSVEGSSMTAENVMMGVTEEELYNMPTAEYSHRGGFLNRQLTVYHAAFHACADLRNVEVMEALQEMLAKEGKSPDLFIVLQIMRCYLHLGDIDRGVQTFEDYMKSGKPPVVELYTMLVEGAMIGYTPKGMKIAEETLVNMNSRSFFLSPKMGSDLLLQAAGDETGGYSVANYIWDLMEARKIVPQFLSVEAYYKGLKKREIPEDDPRLQHVTRTYNDLRARRGPGRAIR, from the exons ATGAGAATCCTCCAATCCATTGCTG CTCAGTGTCGGCCTGCGCTGCGAGCTCTGGGACGGCGGTACTTTGCGGCGGCGGTGACGACGGAGGAATACGCGAAGAGGAACTATGCCAACAACGTGTCGGAGTACAACAGCGTGTTCAATTCCCTCACTGCTCAGAGGAAGCATTTCCTGCTGAGGGATGCGTATGAGGATATGATGCTCGACGGCGTCCAGCCTGACCAGGACAGCTTCCGGTCGCTCATACTGGGCACCCTCAAAGGCTCGAGCTTGCAGGACGCTTTCTTCTTCGCTGACCAGATGAAATCCATGGGCTTGGCCCCTGAT GTTAATATGTACAACATATTGATCACATTGTGTGGGAAGTGCAAGCACTCTGATCAAGCGATTCAG ATTTTGGAAGACATGAAGAACTATGAAGTGTCACCCAAGGTACAGACCTACATGTGTCTGCTCAATGCGTGCGCAGCTACTGGCCGATTAGATCGAGT GTATGCAATTGTCCGTGACATGACTGCTGCTGGTCTTGGGCTAAACAGGTTCTGCTACGCTGGACTTGTAACTGCACTTAGGAACAAAACCCTTTTACCAGATGATTTCGGCACCAAA ATTATAGAGTTTGTTGAGCGATCAAAAGAGTGGTCATCGGTTGAAGGATCAAGTATGACTGCTGAAAATGTGATGATGGGTGTGACGGAAGAAGAGTTGTATAATATGCCAACTGCTGAATATTCTCATAGGGGTGGGTTTCTGAATAGGCAACTAACCGTGTATCATGCTGCGTTCCATGCTTGTGCAGACCTCAGGAATGTAGAG GTGATGGAAGCTCTTCAGGAGATGCTAGCGAAGGAAGGAAAAAGTCCCGATCTGTTTATTGTGTTGCAAATAATGAG gtGTTATCTACACTTAGGGGACATTGACCGTGGTGTTCAAACTTTTGAAGACTATATGAAGTCAGGAAAGCCTCCTGTTGTAGAACTATATACG ATGCTTGTGGAGGGAGCCATGATTGGATATACTCCCAAGGGAATGAAAATTGCCGAAGAAACACTG GTGAATATGAATTCCCGGAGCTTTTTCTTAAGTCCAAAAATGGGGAGTGATCTTCTCCTTCAAGCTGCTGGTGACGAG ACTGGAGGTTATAGTGTTGCCAACTATATCTGGGACCTGATGGAAGCGCGTAAAATAGTTCCTCAATTCCTTTCCGTAGAAGCATATTACAAGGGATTAAAA
- the LOC103442191 gene encoding pentatricopeptide repeat-containing protein At4g35850, mitochondrial-like isoform X3, with product MRILQSIAAQCRPALRALGRRYFAAAVTTEEYAKRNYANNVSEYNSVFNSLTAQRKHFLLRDAYEDMMLDGVQPDQDSFRSLILGTLKGSSLQDAFFFADQMKSMGLAPDVNMYNILITLCGKCKHSDQAIQILEDMKNYEVSPKVQTYMCLLNACAATGRLDRVYAIVRDMTAAGLGLNRFCYAGLVTALRNKTLLPDDFGTKIIEFVERSKEWSSVEGSSMTAENVMMGVTEEELYNMPTAEYSHRGGFLNRQLTVYHAAFHACADLRNVEVMEALQEMLAKEGKSPDLFIVLQIMRCYLHLGDIDRGVQTFEDYMKSGKPPVVELYTMLVEGAMIGYTPKGMKIAEETLVNMNSRSFFLSPKMGSDLLLQAAGDETGGYSVANYIWDLMEARKIVPQFLSVEAYYKGLKKREIPEDDPRLQHVTWTYNDLRARRGPGRAIR from the exons ATGAGAATCCTCCAATCCATTGCTG CTCAGTGTCGGCCTGCGCTGCGAGCTCTGGGACGGCGGTACTTTGCGGCGGCGGTGACGACGGAGGAATACGCGAAGAGGAACTATGCCAACAACGTGTCGGAGTACAACAGCGTGTTCAATTCCCTCACTGCTCAGAGGAAGCATTTCCTGCTGAGGGATGCGTATGAGGATATGATGCTCGACGGCGTCCAGCCTGACCAGGACAGCTTCCGGTCGCTCATACTGGGCACCCTCAAAGGCTCGAGCTTGCAGGACGCTTTCTTCTTCGCTGACCAGATGAAATCCATGGGCTTGGCCCCTGAT GTTAATATGTACAACATATTGATCACATTGTGTGGGAAGTGCAAGCACTCTGATCAAGCGATTCAG ATTTTGGAAGACATGAAGAACTATGAAGTGTCACCCAAGGTACAGACCTACATGTGTCTGCTCAATGCGTGCGCAGCTACTGGCCGATTAGATCGAGT GTATGCAATTGTCCGTGACATGACTGCTGCTGGTCTTGGGCTAAACAGGTTCTGCTACGCTGGACTTGTAACTGCACTTAGGAACAAAACCCTTTTACCAGATGATTTCGGCACCAAA ATTATAGAGTTTGTTGAGCGATCAAAAGAGTGGTCATCGGTTGAAGGATCAAGTATGACTGCTGAAAATGTGATGATGGGTGTGACGGAAGAAGAGTTGTATAATATGCCAACTGCTGAATATTCTCATAGGGGTGGGTTTCTGAATAGGCAACTAACCGTGTATCATGCTGCGTTCCATGCTTGTGCAGACCTCAGGAATGTAGAG GTGATGGAAGCTCTTCAGGAGATGCTAGCGAAGGAAGGAAAAAGTCCCGATCTGTTTATTGTGTTGCAAATAATGAG gtGTTATCTACACTTAGGGGACATTGACCGTGGTGTTCAAACTTTTGAAGACTATATGAAGTCAGGAAAGCCTCCTGTTGTAGAACTATATACG ATGCTTGTGGAGGGAGCCATGATTGGATATACTCCCAAGGGAATGAAAATTGCCGAAGAAACACTG GTGAATATGAATTCCCGGAGCTTTTTCTTAAGTCCAAAAATGGGGAGTGATCTTCTCCTTCAAGCTGCTGGTGACGAG ACTGGAGGTTATAGTGTTGCCAACTATATCTGGGACCTGATGGAAGCGCGTAAAATAGTTCCTCAATTCCTTTCCGTAGAAGCATATTACAAGGGATTAAAA
- the LOC103442191 gene encoding pentatricopeptide repeat-containing protein At4g35850, mitochondrial-like isoform X1: MLILNHAAAAQCRPALRALGRRYFAAAVTTEEYAKRNYANNVSEYNSVFNSLTAQRKHFLLRDAYEDMMLDGVQPDQDSFRSLILGTLKGSSLQDAFFFADQMKSMGLAPDVNMYNILITLCGKCKHSDQAIQILEDMKNYEVSPKVQTYMCLLNACAATGRLDRVYAIVRDMTAAGLGLNRFCYAGLVTALRNKTLLPDDFGTKIIEFVERSKEWSSVEGSSMTAENVMMGVTEEELYNMPTAEYSHRGGFLNRQLTVYHAAFHACADLRNVEVMEALQEMLAKEGKSPDLFIVLQIMRCYLHLGDIDRGVQTFEDYMKSGKPPVVELYTMLVEGAMIGYTPKGMKIAEETLVNMNSRSFFLSPKMGSDLLLQAAGDETGGYSVANYIWDLMEARKIVPQFLSVEAYYKGLKKREIPEDDPRLQHVTWTYNDLRARRGPGRAIR; the protein is encoded by the exons ATGTTAATACTGAATCATGCCGCTGCAGCTCAGTGTCGGCCTGCGCTGCGAGCTCTGGGACGGCGGTACTTTGCGGCGGCGGTGACGACGGAGGAATACGCGAAGAGGAACTATGCCAACAACGTGTCGGAGTACAACAGCGTGTTCAATTCCCTCACTGCTCAGAGGAAGCATTTCCTGCTGAGGGATGCGTATGAGGATATGATGCTCGACGGCGTCCAGCCTGACCAGGACAGCTTCCGGTCGCTCATACTGGGCACCCTCAAAGGCTCGAGCTTGCAGGACGCTTTCTTCTTCGCTGACCAGATGAAATCCATGGGCTTGGCCCCTGAT GTTAATATGTACAACATATTGATCACATTGTGTGGGAAGTGCAAGCACTCTGATCAAGCGATTCAG ATTTTGGAAGACATGAAGAACTATGAAGTGTCACCCAAGGTACAGACCTACATGTGTCTGCTCAATGCGTGCGCAGCTACTGGCCGATTAGATCGAGT GTATGCAATTGTCCGTGACATGACTGCTGCTGGTCTTGGGCTAAACAGGTTCTGCTACGCTGGACTTGTAACTGCACTTAGGAACAAAACCCTTTTACCAGATGATTTCGGCACCAAA ATTATAGAGTTTGTTGAGCGATCAAAAGAGTGGTCATCGGTTGAAGGATCAAGTATGACTGCTGAAAATGTGATGATGGGTGTGACGGAAGAAGAGTTGTATAATATGCCAACTGCTGAATATTCTCATAGGGGTGGGTTTCTGAATAGGCAACTAACCGTGTATCATGCTGCGTTCCATGCTTGTGCAGACCTCAGGAATGTAGAG GTGATGGAAGCTCTTCAGGAGATGCTAGCGAAGGAAGGAAAAAGTCCCGATCTGTTTATTGTGTTGCAAATAATGAG gtGTTATCTACACTTAGGGGACATTGACCGTGGTGTTCAAACTTTTGAAGACTATATGAAGTCAGGAAAGCCTCCTGTTGTAGAACTATATACG ATGCTTGTGGAGGGAGCCATGATTGGATATACTCCCAAGGGAATGAAAATTGCCGAAGAAACACTG GTGAATATGAATTCCCGGAGCTTTTTCTTAAGTCCAAAAATGGGGAGTGATCTTCTCCTTCAAGCTGCTGGTGACGAG ACTGGAGGTTATAGTGTTGCCAACTATATCTGGGACCTGATGGAAGCGCGTAAAATAGTTCCTCAATTCCTTTCCGTAGAAGCATATTACAAGGGATTAAAA
- the LOC103421598 gene encoding uncharacterized protein: MTSSSSSSKLPAYRRLTHEEDLDDDEFDFETNRVVVRSRTNNSTTSWCRFRPFRRVHIRRRSFKLRVPSLRRLLSLRRKVRVISALCEKVVRRFKEGQSHFGDLFAGNYLFVQVSPSSLKALHKKGTTTQHSLQFSKPYALPSKNIA; encoded by the coding sequence ATgacctcatcttcttcttcctccaagcTCCCTGCTTACCGAAGACTCACACACGAAGAAGATCTCGATGACGACGAGTTCGATTTCGAGACAAACAGAGTGGTGGTGAGATCAAGGACAAACAATTCTACTACCAGTTGGTGCAGGTTTAGACCGTTCAGAAGGGTTCACATTCGTAGGAGATCGTTCAAGCTCAGAGTTCCGAGCCTGAGGAGGTTGTTGTCCTTGAGGAGGAAGGTGAGGGTGATTTCTGCTCTGTGTGAAAAGGTGGTGAGGAGGTTCAAGGAAGGGCAGTCGCACTTTGGTGATCTCTTTGCTGGCAACTATTTGTTCGTGCAGGTCAGCCCTTCCTCGTTGAAGGCCCTTCACAAGAAGGGCACTACTACTCAGCATTCCCTTCAGTTCAGCAAACCCTATGCCCTCCCAAGCAAAAACATTGCTTAA